Proteins encoded in a region of the Aliivibrio fischeri ATCC 7744 = JCM 18803 = DSM 507 genome:
- the ppiC gene encoding peptidylprolyl isomerase PpiC: MANTAAALHILVKHKEQAEDIIQQLKKGAKFHVLAKKYSSCPSGKRGGDLGEFKKGQMVPQFDKVCFSGETLVPHLVKTKFGWHVVKVLYRT, translated from the coding sequence ATGGCGAATACTGCAGCTGCGTTACACATTCTTGTTAAGCATAAAGAACAAGCAGAAGACATTATCCAACAGCTTAAAAAAGGCGCTAAATTTCACGTATTAGCGAAGAAGTATTCAAGTTGTCCTTCTGGTAAAAGAGGCGGTGATTTAGGTGAATTCAAGAAAGGTCAAATGGTTCCTCAATTTGATAAGGTGTGCTTCAGTGGTGAAACTCTGGTTCCGCACTTAGTGAAGACTAAATTTGGTTGGCACGTGGTTAAAGTGTTGTACCGCACTTAA
- a CDS encoding GGDEF domain-containing protein: MNRLEREIVDDYKNVYSISRRFSSYYNNATSITLDEGRYSRNGVTVVVTRDTEVKVLSEGISKLRTELEKLIGDNLWTIAVFQNPSSYFHLDPIRDSYELFYEKIEEDNVIARIVDNENLKQTYQSFYGCNLKLTEKYIEDGTGENIRSIYYPIYNKRHLDALLVVDIKASLLHERIEHYNKIKNMVVNSQNKNNLYQKSAYLPCSELDPFTLGINLVDLIKKIIFPSLFITLALFAIGYNVKRSKFLLQYDTMTGFFRRDFYEKRLKKMKAFSLLIIDIDNFKQINDTYGHKKGDEVIQQIAQRILASVRSNQDYCIRWGGEEFIILLDSVSVTNSEEKAERIRSEIEKELIADLQVTVSIGGVVDDDTTFSDAYKRADAALYQSKNNGRNRVTMAN; this comes from the coding sequence GTGAATCGATTAGAGCGTGAAATTGTAGATGATTACAAAAATGTCTATTCGATAAGCCGACGTTTCTCATCTTATTATAATAATGCTACGTCTATCACATTAGATGAAGGGCGTTATTCTAGAAATGGTGTCACAGTCGTTGTTACTCGAGATACAGAAGTTAAGGTTTTATCAGAAGGGATAAGTAAATTACGAACTGAGTTAGAGAAGCTCATTGGCGATAATTTATGGACAATCGCTGTCTTCCAGAACCCATCGAGTTATTTTCATTTAGATCCGATCAGAGATAGCTATGAGCTGTTTTATGAGAAGATAGAGGAAGATAACGTTATCGCACGCATTGTAGATAATGAAAATTTAAAACAAACCTATCAATCTTTTTATGGTTGTAACTTGAAGTTGACGGAAAAGTACATAGAAGATGGTACGGGTGAGAATATTCGCTCGATATATTATCCTATTTATAATAAACGACACTTAGATGCACTGTTAGTCGTTGATATTAAAGCATCACTTTTACATGAGAGAATAGAGCACTATAACAAAATCAAAAACATGGTTGTAAACAGTCAAAACAAAAATAATTTATATCAAAAGTCGGCCTATCTCCCATGCTCTGAGTTAGATCCATTTACATTAGGAATAAACCTTGTTGATTTAATAAAGAAAATAATTTTTCCTTCGTTGTTCATTACCTTAGCTTTGTTTGCAATTGGCTATAATGTAAAGCGCAGCAAGTTTTTGTTGCAATATGATACGATGACAGGGTTTTTTCGTCGTGACTTTTATGAAAAACGCCTAAAAAAAATGAAGGCATTTTCATTGTTGATTATTGATATAGACAACTTCAAACAAATTAACGATACCTATGGTCATAAGAAAGGTGATGAAGTCATTCAACAAATTGCGCAACGTATTTTAGCCTCAGTAAGAAGTAATCAAGATTATTGTATTCGTTGGGGTGGAGAGGAGTTTATCATTTTGTTGGACTCGGTTAGCGTTACGAATTCAGAAGAAAAAGCCGAAAGAATACGATCAGAGATAGAAAAAGAGTTAATTGCAGATCTACAGGTAACAGTATCAATTGGTGGTGTTGTAGATGATGATACGACGTTTTCAGATGCATACAAACGTGCCGATGCTGCTCTGTATCAATCTAAGAATAACGGACGAAACCGTGTCACTATGGCAAATTAA
- a CDS encoding helix-turn-helix domain-containing protein, producing MQEAKIVKVEKNNEEQPIAPLDLGQRLKDIRIQLGLTLEEASKRTGLARSTLSKIENEQISPTFQALQKLATGLDIDIPQIFEPPKTKGAAGRRDITLAEQGKPHPTATYEHELLATQLSNKKMVPFKSRIRARDFDAYAEWVRHDGEEFLLVLEGEVCFYSEFYEPVNLAVGDSVYYDASMGHVLISISKEDAQILWVTAK from the coding sequence ATGCAGGAAGCGAAAATCGTTAAAGTTGAGAAAAATAACGAAGAGCAACCGATTGCTCCATTGGATCTTGGTCAAAGATTAAAAGACATACGAATCCAACTTGGTTTAACACTCGAAGAAGCAAGTAAGCGAACTGGACTTGCACGTTCAACCTTGTCAAAAATAGAAAATGAACAGATTTCACCAACATTTCAAGCATTGCAAAAGTTAGCGACAGGGTTGGATATTGATATCCCACAAATCTTTGAACCACCTAAAACAAAAGGGGCGGCAGGTAGACGTGATATTACGTTAGCTGAGCAAGGTAAGCCTCATCCAACAGCAACCTATGAACATGAGTTACTTGCCACGCAATTATCTAATAAAAAAATGGTGCCTTTTAAAAGTCGAATTCGAGCACGAGATTTTGATGCATATGCAGAATGGGTTCGTCACGATGGTGAAGAGTTTTTATTAGTTCTTGAAGGGGAAGTCTGTTTTTACAGTGAATTTTATGAACCAGTAAACTTGGCTGTTGGAGATAGCGTTTATTACGATGCGAGCATGGGGCATGTATTAATTTCGATCAGTAAAGAAGACGCTCAAATTCTTTGGGTGACAGCAAAATAG
- a CDS encoding NAD(P)H-dependent oxidoreductase — MTHPIIHDLENRYTSKKYDPSKKVSQEDLAVLLEALRLSASSINSQPWKFIVIESDAAKQRMHDSFANMHQFNQPHIKACSHVILFANKLSYTRDDYDVVLSKAVADKRITEEQKEAAFASFKFVELNCDENGEHKAWTKPQAYLALGNALHTLARLNIDSTTMEGIDPELLSEIFADELKGYECHVALAIGYHHPSEDYNASLPKSRKAFEDVITIL; from the coding sequence ATGACGCATCCAATTATTCATGATCTTGAAAATCGTTATACATCAAAAAAATATGACCCATCAAAGAAAGTATCTCAAGAAGATTTAGCGGTTTTGCTTGAGGCTCTGCGTTTATCTGCTTCTTCAATTAATTCACAGCCTTGGAAATTCATTGTTATTGAATCCGATGCAGCGAAGCAACGTATGCATGATTCGTTTGCAAATATGCATCAGTTTAATCAACCTCACATCAAAGCGTGTTCTCATGTGATTTTATTTGCAAATAAGCTTTCGTATACACGAGATGATTATGATGTGGTTTTATCTAAAGCGGTTGCTGACAAGCGTATTACTGAAGAGCAAAAAGAAGCTGCTTTTGCTTCGTTTAAGTTTGTAGAATTGAACTGTGATGAAAATGGTGAGCATAAAGCATGGACTAAGCCTCAAGCTTATTTAGCTCTTGGTAATGCTCTGCATACATTAGCTAGACTGAACATTGACTCAACAACAATGGAAGGCATTGATCCTGAATTATTGAGTGAAATTTTTGCTGATGAATTAAAAGGGTATGAATGTCATGTTGCTTTAGCCATTGGTTATCATCATCCAAGCGAAGATTATAATGCCTCTTTGCCTAAGTCTCGTAAGGCATTTGAAGACGTAATTACCATCCTTTAG
- a CDS encoding CatB-related O-acetyltransferase, with the protein MFKRVTFGFRIRKQLKNNRVTLPPRLSLFQRVRLPSSLKIEENVAFRAGYLLWSMGAYSYSYSQLERNTIVGRYCSIAKDVTILGYQHPLHRFTTSTVTYSNDEFALSGLQHGSLKENKDYVPQPIIIKNDVWIGANVVLKPGITIGNGAVIAANAVVTKDVPDYAIVGGIPSKLIKYRFKEEVINDLLDIKWWEYDFLDFQSIPLDSDINDFIRDFKQLVDSNSIKKYHPKTFTI; encoded by the coding sequence ATGTTTAAACGTGTAACATTTGGTTTCAGAATAAGAAAACAACTTAAAAACAATAGAGTAACTCTTCCTCCGAGGTTATCTCTATTCCAAAGAGTTAGGCTACCATCCTCGTTAAAAATAGAAGAAAACGTTGCGTTTCGTGCCGGCTATTTATTATGGAGCATGGGGGCATACTCATATAGTTATAGTCAACTTGAAAGAAATACAATCGTTGGACGTTATTGCTCAATCGCTAAAGATGTGACTATTTTAGGCTACCAACACCCTCTACATCGTTTTACGACAAGTACTGTAACCTATTCTAATGATGAGTTTGCACTATCTGGTTTGCAACATGGTTCATTAAAAGAAAATAAAGACTACGTTCCACAACCCATCATCATTAAGAATGACGTTTGGATTGGAGCTAACGTAGTACTAAAACCAGGCATTACAATTGGTAATGGCGCTGTTATTGCCGCTAATGCAGTCGTAACTAAAGATGTTCCTGATTACGCTATTGTTGGCGGGATCCCAAGTAAACTTATAAAGTATCGTTTCAAAGAAGAAGTGATTAATGACTTATTAGATATAAAATGGTGGGAATATGACTTTTTAGACTTCCAATCTATCCCATTAGATTCTGATATTAATGACTTTATTCGAGATTTTAAACAGTTAGTTGATAGTAATAGCATCAAAAAATACCATCCAAAAACATTTACCATATAA
- a CDS encoding chemotaxis protein codes for MKSKANQSQGMLLFKLTLSQRFAIGTLKVREIVPFQPLTSIPYSHHHVLGTATIRNMAIPIIDMAAAVGFRPLQKEELDSCYIIITDCMRTVVGFAIRSIDKIIECDWKAIEASPPTAGSNVFVTGITRVEDKIVQLLDVELLLSKIYPEDTSNLYPILADVEREKLKPLNILLVDDSFVARKQLSTALDSINIPYDVATNGLDAYEILKKASDEGRPYNIVVSDIEMPGLDGYELAFEIQNDNRLKDAYVILHTSLSSEICVEQAHQVGAHEALTKFEATELVQAMLRGANHNNRAA; via the coding sequence ATGAAAAGCAAGGCGAATCAATCGCAAGGTATGCTGCTATTCAAACTCACGCTTTCACAACGGTTTGCTATTGGCACCTTGAAAGTTCGTGAGATCGTACCTTTCCAGCCTCTCACATCTATCCCCTATTCTCATCATCATGTTTTAGGTACCGCAACCATAAGAAATATGGCGATTCCCATTATCGACATGGCAGCAGCGGTTGGATTTCGACCATTACAAAAAGAAGAACTTGATAGCTGTTATATCATCATTACTGATTGCATGCGTACTGTTGTTGGGTTCGCAATCAGATCTATCGATAAAATAATAGAATGTGATTGGAAAGCAATTGAAGCCTCTCCACCAACCGCGGGTTCTAATGTTTTTGTTACTGGTATTACACGAGTTGAAGATAAAATCGTTCAATTACTTGATGTTGAGCTGTTACTATCAAAAATCTATCCAGAAGATACTTCTAATTTATATCCTATCTTAGCGGACGTTGAGAGGGAGAAACTAAAACCGTTAAACATACTATTAGTTGATGACTCTTTTGTTGCACGTAAACAGCTTTCAACTGCACTCGACAGTATTAATATCCCTTATGATGTTGCAACAAACGGTTTAGATGCTTATGAAATACTAAAAAAAGCATCTGATGAAGGTAGACCATATAATATCGTTGTTAGTGATATTGAAATGCCGGGATTAGATGGATACGAATTGGCTTTTGAGATTCAAAATGACAATCGACTAAAAGATGCTTATGTAATTCTTCATACCTCACTTTCAAGTGAGATCTGTGTAGAGCAAGCACACCAAGTCGGTGCTCACGAAGCCCTAACAAAATTTGAAGCGACGGAATTAGTTCAAGCAATGCTTCGTGGTGCAAACCACAACAACCGAGCTGCTTAA
- a CDS encoding GMP reductase, which yields MRIEQELKLGFKDVLFRPKRSTLKSRSQVELTRDFTFKHSGRQWSGTPVIAANMDSVGSFAMAKALSEHGVMTAVHKHYTVADWAEFIKENDASVLKNAMVSTGTSEADFQKTKDIMALTDDLIFICIDIANGYSEHLVQYVEKVRAEFPDKVISAGNVVTGDMVEELILAGADIVKVGIGPGSVCTTRVKTGVGYPQLSAIIECADAAHGLGGRIIGDGGCSCAGDVSKAFGGGADFVMLGGMLAGHEESGGEVIEQDGKQFMKFYGMSSQSAMDKHSGGVAKYRAAEGKTVLLPFRGSVHNTISDILGGVRSTCTYVGAAQLKELTKRTTFIRVQEQENNVFGKE from the coding sequence ATGCGTATCGAACAAGAATTAAAGTTAGGCTTCAAAGATGTACTGTTTCGTCCTAAGCGTTCAACGCTGAAAAGTCGCTCTCAGGTTGAATTAACCCGCGATTTTACATTCAAACATAGCGGACGTCAATGGTCTGGTACACCTGTCATTGCAGCTAACATGGATTCTGTAGGTAGCTTTGCAATGGCGAAAGCATTATCTGAGCATGGTGTAATGACTGCTGTACATAAGCACTATACTGTTGCTGATTGGGCTGAGTTTATTAAAGAGAACGATGCATCTGTTCTTAAAAATGCAATGGTTTCTACTGGTACTTCAGAAGCTGATTTCCAAAAAACTAAAGACATCATGGCATTGACAGATGACTTGATCTTTATTTGTATTGATATAGCAAACGGTTACTCTGAGCATTTAGTGCAGTATGTTGAAAAAGTACGTGCTGAATTCCCTGATAAAGTGATTTCTGCAGGTAACGTTGTTACTGGTGATATGGTTGAAGAGCTTATCCTTGCTGGTGCAGATATTGTTAAAGTAGGTATTGGCCCGGGTTCAGTATGTACTACACGTGTTAAAACAGGTGTTGGTTACCCACAACTTTCTGCAATTATCGAATGTGCTGACGCTGCTCACGGTCTTGGTGGTCGTATCATCGGTGATGGCGGTTGTTCATGCGCTGGTGATGTTTCTAAAGCGTTCGGCGGCGGTGCTGATTTCGTAATGCTTGGTGGTATGTTAGCTGGTCACGAAGAGTCGGGCGGTGAAGTTATTGAACAAGATGGTAAGCAATTCATGAAATTCTACGGAATGTCTTCACAAAGCGCGATGGACAAACACTCTGGTGGTGTTGCTAAGTACCGTGCTGCTGAAGGTAAAACTGTACTATTACCATTCCGTGGTTCTGTTCATAACACGATTTCTGACATCCTTGGTGGCGTACGTTCAACTTGTACATACGTAGGTGCAGCACAGCTTAAAGAGCTAACTAAGCGTACTACTTTCATCCGAGTACAAGAGCAAGAGAACAACGTTTTTGGTAAAGAATAA
- the gcvT gene encoding glycine cleavage system aminomethyltransferase GcvT: protein MSDQLYKTALYDIHVAAGAKMVPFAGYEMPVQYPLGVKKEHLHTRNAAGLFDVSHMGQLRLKGQNAAAALEALVPVDIIDLPSQKQRYAFFTNDDGGIMDDLMVANFGAHLFVVVNAACKEQDIAHLAANLPADVEIEVIEDRSLLALQGPQAADVLSRLQSSVANMLFMDTAVVEINGIECYVSRSGYTGEDGYEISVPNDKAAELAETLTSFEEVEWIGLGARDSLRLECGLCLYGHDLDTTTTPLEASLLWAISKNRRADGERAAGFPGADVILKQIETKDVNRKRVGLVGQTKAPVREGCKLYDANDNEIGIVTSGTAGPTAGKPVSMAYVRTDLASLGTEVFADVRGKKLPMTVEKMPFVPQRYYRG, encoded by the coding sequence ATGTCAGATCAATTATATAAAACCGCACTTTACGATATTCATGTAGCAGCAGGCGCGAAGATGGTGCCATTTGCAGGGTATGAAATGCCTGTGCAATATCCACTTGGTGTAAAAAAAGAGCACCTTCATACTCGTAATGCCGCTGGTTTGTTCGATGTGTCGCACATGGGGCAACTTAGACTGAAAGGACAAAATGCCGCTGCTGCATTAGAAGCTTTAGTTCCTGTTGATATTATTGATCTTCCTTCTCAAAAGCAGCGCTATGCATTTTTTACGAATGATGATGGCGGAATTATGGATGACTTGATGGTGGCTAACTTTGGTGCTCATCTGTTTGTTGTTGTTAATGCGGCGTGTAAAGAACAAGATATTGCGCACTTAGCAGCTAATTTACCTGCTGATGTCGAAATAGAGGTGATTGAAGATCGATCTTTATTAGCGCTTCAAGGCCCACAAGCTGCCGACGTATTGTCTCGACTTCAGTCATCTGTGGCTAATATGCTATTTATGGATACCGCTGTGGTAGAGATCAATGGTATTGAATGCTATGTCAGTCGCTCTGGTTATACAGGAGAGGATGGATATGAAATATCAGTACCAAATGATAAAGCAGCAGAATTAGCAGAGACTTTAACGTCATTTGAAGAAGTAGAATGGATAGGTTTAGGTGCTCGTGATTCATTGCGTCTAGAATGCGGCCTATGTTTGTACGGACATGATTTAGATACGACAACGACACCACTAGAAGCTAGCCTTTTATGGGCAATAAGTAAAAACCGTCGTGCTGATGGTGAACGTGCTGCTGGTTTCCCTGGTGCTGATGTTATTTTAAAGCAGATTGAAACAAAAGATGTAAATCGTAAACGTGTCGGTCTTGTTGGGCAAACTAAAGCGCCTGTGCGTGAAGGATGTAAGCTTTATGATGCGAATGATAATGAAATTGGCATTGTAACAAGTGGTACAGCGGGGCCAACAGCAGGGAAGCCAGTATCGATGGCATATGTACGAACTGATCTTGCTAGTCTTGGTACTGAAGTTTTTGCAGATGTAAGAGGAAAAAAACTGCCAATGACGGTTGAGAAGATGCCATTTGTTCCTCAGCGTTATTATCGCGGATAA
- the gcvH gene encoding glycine cleavage system protein GcvH: protein MEKDLKFTASHEWVRDNGDGTVTVGISDHAQGLLGDVVFVDLPDVDDEVTAGEGFSLVESVKAASDIYSPVTGVIVEINEELEDSPEQVNEEPYESGWIARIKLSDSSELESLIPSDTYLESLDEE, encoded by the coding sequence ATGGAAAAAGATCTTAAATTTACAGCAAGCCACGAATGGGTACGTGACAATGGCGACGGTACAGTAACGGTTGGTATCTCTGATCACGCTCAAGGTCTACTTGGTGACGTTGTATTTGTGGACTTACCTGATGTTGATGATGAAGTAACCGCCGGTGAAGGATTCTCACTCGTTGAATCAGTTAAAGCTGCATCGGATATTTACTCACCAGTGACAGGGGTGATTGTTGAAATCAATGAAGAGCTTGAAGACAGCCCAGAGCAAGTAAACGAAGAACCGTACGAAAGCGGTTGGATTGCTCGTATTAAGCTTTCAGATTCATCTGAATTAGAAAGCCTAATCCCGAGCGACACTTATCTTGAAAGCCTAGACGAAGAATAA
- a CDS encoding MaoC family dehydratase: MKVVDFLKHKREYLAKHPFELKDWMSPTIYDYWIEFLNKANNIHIISWVKEHKRTVNGQAQEAVQPEPIEMNLETQNVFEELTARLGEEIHVGDWSLMDQERINSFGAVTEDPQWIHTDPERAAAESPFKTTIAHGFLTLSMLSKLTDNVGSDNLLFPTAKMTVNYGLNKVRFPYPVKAGKRIRARSTLMSVTPIKRGLEIETEVKVEIEKCRRPGCVAVSVIRLYF, encoded by the coding sequence ATGAAGGTTGTCGATTTTCTAAAGCATAAGCGTGAATATCTTGCGAAACATCCGTTCGAGTTGAAAGACTGGATGTCACCGACCATATATGATTACTGGATTGAATTTTTAAATAAAGCCAACAATATTCACATTATTTCGTGGGTTAAAGAGCATAAGCGTACTGTTAATGGACAGGCGCAAGAAGCTGTTCAGCCTGAGCCAATTGAAATGAACTTAGAAACACAAAACGTTTTTGAAGAGCTAACAGCTCGTTTAGGTGAAGAAATTCACGTTGGCGATTGGTCATTAATGGATCAAGAGCGAATTAACAGTTTTGGTGCAGTAACAGAAGATCCACAATGGATTCATACGGATCCAGAGAGAGCAGCGGCAGAATCTCCTTTTAAAACCACTATCGCACACGGCTTTCTTACGCTTTCTATGTTATCAAAACTGACAGATAACGTTGGTAGTGATAACTTACTGTTCCCAACAGCAAAAATGACTGTTAACTACGGTTTAAATAAAGTGCGTTTCCCATATCCAGTTAAAGCGGGTAAGCGTATTCGAGCAAGAAGCACACTGATGTCAGTGACACCAATCAAGCGTGGTTTAGAGATTGAGACAGAAGTTAAAGTTGAAATCGAAAAGTGTCGCCGTCCTGGGTGTGTAGCCGTATCGGTAATTCGTCTGTACTTTTAA
- a CDS encoding inosine/guanosine kinase has translation MKFPGQRKSKHYFPVHTRDPLVNQINQTPKLERTHLIGVGQTIVDIEAKVDDDFLNRHQLSKGHSLVLEESKAEALYKELFERNLISHEYPGDTIGNTLHNYSVLADSKSILLGVMSEDIKIGSYAYRYLCNTTSRMDLDYLQPVQGPIGRCYTLISEDGERTFAINEGDMNQLCPTHVPEHIFEKASALVISSYLVRGKEGDPMMDAVRKAIDCAKSHNVPVVLTLGTKYVIEGKAEWWQTFLKENVTVVAMNEEEAEALTGEKDPLLAADKALEWVDLVLCTAGPIGLYMAGFTEESIKRETSKPLLPGNIPEFNRFEYSRPMVKALCKKPIKVSSHIAPYMGGPVEIKNTNGAGDAALSALLHDMAANFYHKENVPNSSKHDAEYLTYSSFSQICKYSNRASYEVLTQHSPRLSNSMPEREDCLEEAYWER, from the coding sequence ATGAAGTTTCCTGGCCAACGTAAGTCTAAACACTATTTTCCAGTTCACACTCGCGATCCTCTAGTGAATCAAATCAACCAAACGCCTAAACTTGAACGCACTCATCTTATCGGTGTTGGTCAAACAATCGTAGATATCGAAGCAAAAGTAGATGATGACTTCCTAAACCGTCATCAATTAAGTAAAGGTCATTCACTAGTTCTTGAAGAATCAAAAGCTGAAGCTTTATATAAAGAACTATTTGAAAGAAACTTGATCAGTCATGAGTATCCTGGCGATACTATTGGTAATACTCTTCATAATTATTCTGTTCTAGCTGATAGCAAATCTATTCTTTTAGGTGTTATGAGCGAAGACATCAAAATCGGCTCTTACGCTTATCGTTACTTATGTAACACAACAAGCCGTATGGATTTAGACTACCTTCAGCCAGTTCAAGGCCCTATTGGTCGTTGTTACACATTAATTTCAGAAGACGGTGAACGTACGTTTGCTATCAATGAAGGTGACATGAACCAATTATGCCCAACTCATGTTCCAGAGCATATTTTCGAAAAAGCATCAGCACTAGTGATTTCTTCTTACCTTGTTCGTGGTAAAGAAGGCGACCCTATGATGGACGCAGTGCGTAAAGCTATCGATTGTGCAAAATCTCATAACGTTCCAGTGGTTCTTACTTTAGGTACTAAATACGTTATCGAAGGTAAAGCAGAATGGTGGCAAACCTTCTTAAAAGAAAATGTGACTGTTGTTGCAATGAATGAAGAAGAAGCAGAAGCATTAACTGGTGAAAAAGATCCTCTACTAGCGGCAGATAAAGCTCTTGAGTGGGTTGATCTAGTTCTTTGTACTGCAGGCCCTATCGGTCTATACATGGCTGGTTTCACAGAAGAAAGTATTAAACGCGAAACAAGTAAGCCCCTTCTACCGGGTAACATTCCTGAATTTAACCGCTTCGAATACAGTCGTCCAATGGTTAAAGCGTTATGTAAAAAGCCAATTAAAGTATCTTCTCACATTGCTCCATACATGGGCGGCCCTGTTGAGATTAAAAATACGAATGGTGCTGGTGATGCTGCATTATCAGCTTTATTGCATGATATGGCTGCAAACTTCTACCATAAAGAGAATGTGCCAAATTCAAGCAAACATGATGCTGAGTATTTAACCTATTCTTCTTTCTCTCAAATTTGTAAATACTCTAACCGTGCAAGTTATGAAGTATTAACTCAACACTCTCCTCGCTTGTCTAATTCAATGCCAGAGCGTGAAGATTGCTTAGAAGAGGCATACTGGGAACGTTAG